Proteins encoded together in one Oceanispirochaeta sp. M1 window:
- a CDS encoding YafY family protein, translating into MGKHQLERILEIDRIIRDRGSCTKQEMVERFEVSEKSVERDFSYMRDSLLAPLEYNRFNDQYIYTNKNYFLPAVSLSEGEALALTLSSEILNHFNAVGEFDQLRESFNRLTAYLPDAVKVDLSRINNRVSVITEQQTLLAPDVWSTLMECVRANRQVRVQYRKPDNKSSEEKVLEPYYLTAYRGSWYIIANSPTTSQIRTYALSRMKKPSKMKESFTIPGDFKLDDYIDPEWGIYSRKEKYDFTLKFSPHAACIIREKRWHREQKTEELEDGSLILSFPSGQLESIGQWVMGWGSDVHVITPPELIEKIRKTVGELGEMYQE; encoded by the coding sequence ATGGGTAAGCATCAACTGGAACGTATACTTGAAATAGACCGCATTATTCGTGACAGAGGAAGCTGCACCAAGCAGGAAATGGTGGAGCGTTTTGAAGTCTCCGAAAAGTCAGTAGAACGGGACTTCTCCTATATGAGAGACAGTCTTCTTGCACCTCTGGAATATAACCGTTTCAATGATCAGTACATCTACACAAACAAGAATTATTTTCTCCCTGCTGTAAGCCTTTCCGAGGGAGAGGCCCTGGCCCTGACTCTCTCCAGTGAGATCCTTAATCATTTCAACGCAGTAGGGGAGTTCGATCAACTCAGAGAATCCTTTAACCGTCTCACTGCCTACCTTCCCGATGCAGTGAAGGTGGACCTATCCAGGATTAATAACAGGGTCAGCGTGATCACTGAGCAGCAGACCCTTCTGGCCCCCGATGTGTGGTCCACTCTGATGGAGTGCGTCAGGGCGAACCGGCAGGTGAGGGTGCAGTATCGCAAGCCGGATAACAAAAGCAGTGAAGAGAAGGTTCTGGAACCCTACTATCTGACTGCCTACAGGGGTAGCTGGTACATTATTGCCAACTCACCAACTACCTCTCAGATCCGCACCTATGCCTTAAGCCGGATGAAAAAGCCTTCAAAGATGAAAGAGTCCTTCACCATACCCGGGGACTTCAAGCTGGATGATTATATAGATCCCGAGTGGGGCATCTACAGCCGTAAAGAGAAGTATGACTTCACACTGAAATTCTCACCCCATGCGGCCTGTATCATCCGGGAGAAGAGATGGCACAGGGAGCAGAAAACAGAAGAACTGGAGGACGGTTCCCTCATCCTTTCCTTCCCCTCGGGGCAGCTGGAGAGCATAGGGCAGTGGGTGATGGGATGGGGGAGTGATGTCCATGTTATAACCCCCCCGGAGCTTATAGAGAAGATCAGGAAGACAGTGGGGGAGTTGGGGGAGATGTATCAGGAGTAG
- a CDS encoding HNH endonuclease, with the protein MKEIIMNGYHKLSEDELTLIRGKLEEPNINYPHYKPLEVNNLSVYKNIENSLLPGEIFKSKLIVRKNGTKEISVSNLGRVKYKNEILEQYVVGTFLHCTKIYHKDIGDHYIYNLVKETFDPINEREKYQIHHINNNALDNRLENLIWVTEEEHRSIDTEFNKKLIKISREIHKNNYDELLNLFRSINDELLGSEILGNYENVYEVVIKRNINYMCEHGIILKLNNEKSFNTSLYAINHNS; encoded by the coding sequence ATGAAGGAAATAATAATGAATGGATATCATAAATTATCTGAAGATGAACTAACATTGATAAGAGGTAAATTAGAAGAACCAAATATTAATTATCCCCATTACAAACCATTAGAAGTTAATAACTTAAGTGTTTATAAAAATATAGAAAATTCATTATTACCAGGTGAAATATTCAAAAGTAAATTAATTGTTAGAAAAAATGGTACAAAAGAGATCAGTGTTAGTAACTTAGGTCGAGTGAAATACAAAAATGAGATATTAGAACAATATGTTGTAGGAACATTTTTACATTGTACTAAAATTTACCACAAAGATATTGGTGATCATTATATATATAATTTAGTGAAGGAAACTTTTGATCCAATAAATGAAAGAGAAAAGTATCAAATTCATCATATTAATAATAACGCATTAGATAATAGACTTGAGAATCTAATATGGGTAACTGAAGAAGAGCATAGATCCATTGATACAGAATTCAATAAGAAACTAATTAAAATTAGCCGTGAAATCCATAAGAATAATTATGATGAGTTATTAAATCTATTTAGATCAATCAATGATGAATTATTAGGATCAGAAATATTAGGAAATTATGAGAATGTGTATGAGGTTGTAATTAAAAGAAATATTAATTACATGTGTGAACACGGGATAATATTAAAATTAAATAATGAGAAATCATTTAATACAAGTCTTTATGCAATTAATCATAATTCATAG